A single window of Ammospiza caudacuta isolate bAmmCau1 chromosome Z, bAmmCau1.pri, whole genome shotgun sequence DNA harbors:
- the WDR41 gene encoding WD repeat-containing protein 41, with protein MLRWLIGGGREPQGLAEKSSVQTIGEEQIQNPYTELLVLKGHQDIVRFLVQIDDCRFASAGDDGIIFLWNAETGEKLHELHGHTHKITAIAPFSSSDVAEEKTNLIITASADRTVIVWDCTSGRQVQKVSCFHSTVKCLTVLQRLNVWLSGGSDLCVWNKKLDLLCKTSHLTDAGISALVELPKNCVAAAVGKELIIFRLSASNNGSEGWSILEVKRLVDHQDNISSLVSVNDLTFVTGSHIGELIVWDALDWTKLASECNFWDSSVHPDVQPEIKLSQSPHETSVQHLTSAEECVFAAVGKGIYVYNLQMKRVIACQRTAHDSSVLHIEKLPNRQLISCSEDGSVRIWELREKQRLPAEPVPTGFFNMWGFGRTNKQANQAAKKMQENTPVYFLELVGDLIGHSSAVQMFLYFGELGLATCSADHLIILWKDGERESSLRSLTLFKKLAQNGDLQLKL; from the exons ATGCTGCGCTGGCTGATCGGCGGCGGCCGGGAGCCGCAAGGCTTGGCCGAG AAATCCTCTGTACAGACAATTGGTGAAGAACAAATACAGAATCCTTACACGGAGCTCCTTGTGTTGAAAGGTCATCAAGATATAGTACGATTTCTAGTGCAAATAGATGATTGCAG gtttGCATCTGCAGGAGATGATGGAATCATATTTCTGTGGAATGCTGAG actgGAGAAAAACTTCATGAACTTCAtgggcacacacacaaaattacAGCTATAGCACCATTTTCTTCATCAGATGTTGCTGAAGAAAAAACTAATTTGATTATAACAGCATCAGCTGATAGAACTGTTATT GTTTGGGACTGCACTAGTGGCAGACAGGTTCAAAAAGTGTCATGTTTCCATTCTACTGTAAAG TGTTTGACAGTTCTTCAAAGACTGAATGTATGGTTGTCTGGAGGGAGTGATCTGTGTGTTTGGAACAAAAAATTAGATCTCTTGTGTAAGACCAGTCATCTTACTGATGCag GCATCAGTGCTTTGGTTGAATTGCCCAAAAATTGTGTTGCAGCAGCAGTTGGCAAAGAGCTAA TAATTTTTAGGCTGAGTGCTTCTAACAATGGGTCTGAAGGTTGGAGTATCCTTGAAGTAAAGCGCCTTGTTGACCATCAGGATAACATTTCATCATTAGTCAGTGTTAATG attTGACTTTTGTGACAGGTTCTCATATAGGTGAGTTAATAGTTTGGGATGCGCTTGACTGGACAAAGCTGGCATCTGAGTGCAACTTCTGGGACTCCTCTGTCCATCCAGATGTACAACCAGAAATAAAGTTATCCCAAAGCCCACATGAAACTTCAGTTCAACACTTAACATCTGCTGAGGAG tgtgtgtttgctgctgttgGGAAAGGCATATACGTATATAATCTTCAAATGAAGCGTGTGATTGCCTGCCAGAGAACTGCTCATGACTCCTCTGTGCTGCACATTGAGAAGCTTCCAAACAG GCAGCTGATCTCCTGTTCAGAAGATGGCAGTGTGCGCATTTGGGAACTCAGAGAAAAGCAGCGGCTGCCAGCTGAACCAGTTCCAACAG gGTTTTTCAACATGTGGGGATTTGGAAGGACAAACAAGCAGGCAAACCAAGCTGCTAAGAAGATGCAGGAGAATACACCTGTGTATTTCTTGGAGCTGGTTGGTGATTTGATTGGTCATTCATCAGCTGTGCAG ATGTTCCTGTACTTTGGTGAACTGGGATTGGCTACATGCTCTGCTGACCACCTCATTATTTTGTGGAAGGATGGTGAACGAGAATCTAGCCTCCGCAGTTTAACGCTATTTAAAAAATTGGCACAGAATGGTGATTTGCAGCTCAAACTTTAA